In Mycolicibacterium phocaicum, one DNA window encodes the following:
- a CDS encoding SRPBCC family protein: MADKTAQTIYIDADPATVMDVIADIGSYPDWVAEYPETEVLDVYADGYPKTARMVLDATVLKDTMVFTYQWPADRKSVSWSLVSSTLLKALEGTYRLSPKDSGTEVTYELSVDLMIPMIGLLKRKAERRLTDTALKDLKKRVESE; encoded by the coding sequence GTGGCGGACAAGACTGCGCAGACCATCTACATCGACGCCGACCCGGCGACCGTGATGGACGTGATCGCCGACATCGGCTCATATCCCGACTGGGTCGCCGAGTACCCGGAGACCGAGGTGCTCGACGTCTACGCCGACGGTTACCCGAAGACGGCGCGGATGGTCCTCGACGCCACGGTGCTCAAGGACACCATGGTGTTCACCTACCAGTGGCCCGCCGACCGCAAGTCGGTGAGCTGGTCCCTGGTGTCCAGCACGCTGCTGAAGGCGCTCGAAGGCACATACCGCTTGTCGCCCAAGGATTCTGGCACCGAGGTGACCTACGAACTGTCGGTCGATCTGATGATTCCGATGATCGGATTGCTCAAACGCAAGGCAGAGCGGCGCCTGACCGACACGGCGCTCAAGGACCTCAAGAAGCGAGTCGAGTCTGAGTGA
- a CDS encoding copper resistance CopC/CopD family protein — protein MPAPLAHAHAVLVSSDPVDGATLAAAPSRVTLTFDEPVRMIPGAVQVISNAGARVDREVRQRAGNTTVELDLPPELPRGSYTATWRLMSADGHEVSGSVSFGVQQAPDAPPEIHPVASSSVASDVSRGLTYTGLVLCVGVLAAARLVWGWALTLRRTRVLAGIGWVLLAAATVIDAVSTGADVRLYVQAFLLVLLAATVRAGTALFVVIATALAAGVAASGHASAGPDPWLAITVTTVHLLAMALWLGGLVVLTLVVLPARRSDELARWSRVAFGCVAAVLLTGEYQAWRQVSPIESLWSTGYGMALCGKVFLVTLMAALAYLGRRRLTPQRLRRTVPLETAIAVLVLIMTTVLTGEPPARTTYGPAFTATAALDEGRQAQVHLDTTRHGAIPIDITAPGATALRGTLSSAEIASLPVRFTAGADGHWHSTYATAPRPGLWTLQLTVQFGPNDAAVTSVPFRAW, from the coding sequence CTGCCGGCTCCCCTCGCACACGCGCACGCCGTCCTGGTCTCCAGCGATCCGGTCGACGGCGCCACGCTCGCGGCCGCGCCGAGCCGGGTCACCTTGACGTTCGACGAGCCGGTTCGCATGATTCCCGGTGCGGTCCAGGTGATTTCGAACGCCGGCGCACGGGTCGACCGGGAGGTCCGACAGCGGGCGGGCAACACCACCGTCGAACTGGACCTGCCGCCGGAACTGCCGCGCGGCAGCTACACGGCGACGTGGCGGCTGATGTCGGCCGACGGACACGAGGTGTCCGGGTCGGTGAGCTTCGGCGTGCAGCAGGCGCCGGACGCGCCGCCGGAGATTCATCCCGTTGCCTCGTCGTCGGTGGCGTCGGATGTCTCCCGCGGTCTCACGTACACCGGCCTGGTGCTGTGTGTCGGCGTGCTCGCGGCGGCCCGGCTGGTGTGGGGATGGGCACTCACCCTGCGCCGCACGCGCGTCCTGGCCGGCATCGGCTGGGTACTGCTGGCCGCGGCGACCGTCATCGACGCCGTCAGCACCGGAGCCGACGTCCGACTCTACGTGCAGGCGTTCCTGCTCGTGCTGCTCGCGGCGACCGTGCGCGCCGGGACTGCGCTGTTCGTCGTGATCGCGACGGCGCTCGCGGCGGGCGTCGCCGCTTCCGGGCACGCTTCCGCCGGTCCGGACCCGTGGCTCGCCATCACCGTCACCACCGTCCACCTGCTGGCCATGGCGCTGTGGCTGGGCGGGCTGGTTGTGCTGACGCTGGTGGTCCTGCCCGCCCGTCGCAGTGACGAGCTGGCGCGGTGGTCCCGGGTGGCGTTCGGGTGCGTCGCGGCGGTCCTGCTCACCGGCGAGTACCAGGCCTGGCGGCAGGTGTCGCCCATCGAGTCCCTGTGGTCGACCGGCTACGGAATGGCCTTGTGCGGCAAGGTTTTCCTGGTGACGCTCATGGCCGCCCTGGCCTACCTCGGCCGGCGTCGGCTCACCCCGCAGCGGCTGCGTCGCACCGTGCCGCTGGAAACCGCGATCGCGGTGCTGGTGCTGATCATGACCACGGTGCTCACCGGTGAGCCGCCCGCCCGCACCACCTACGGCCCCGCGTTCACCGCAACCGCCGCGCTCGACGAGGGCCGCCAGGCGCAGGTGCATCTCGATACCACGCGGCACGGCGCCATCCCGATCGACATCACCGCGCCCGGCGCCACCGCGCTGCGGGGCACCCTGTCGAGCGCCGAGATCGCCAGCCTGCCCGTGCGTTTCACGGCGGGTGCCGACGGTCACTGGCACAGCACGTACGCGACGGCGCCGCGGCCGGGACTGTGGACGCTGCAGCTGACGGTGCAGTTCGGCCCGAACGACGCCGCCGTCACCAGCGTGCCGTTCCGCGCCTGGTGA
- a CDS encoding polyadenylate-specific 3'-exoribonuclease AS gives MKFFYDTEFIDDGRTIDLISIGVAAEDGREYYAVSSEFDPDRAGSWVRKNVLPKLPSPSSKVWRSRRQIRSELEDFFNIDGDEPIELWAWVGAYDHVVLCQLWGPMADLPPAMPRFTRELRQFWEDCGSPRMPPRPRDAHDALVDARHNLDRYRLIAEMMTAPR, from the coding sequence ATGAAGTTTTTTTACGACACCGAGTTCATCGACGACGGTCGCACCATCGACCTGATCTCGATCGGTGTGGCCGCCGAGGACGGGCGCGAGTACTACGCCGTCTCTTCGGAGTTCGACCCCGACCGGGCCGGTTCCTGGGTGCGCAAGAACGTGCTGCCGAAGCTCCCGTCACCGTCGTCGAAGGTGTGGCGCTCGCGCCGGCAGATCCGCTCGGAGCTGGAGGACTTTTTCAACATCGACGGTGACGAGCCGATCGAGCTGTGGGCCTGGGTCGGCGCCTACGACCACGTGGTGCTGTGCCAGTTGTGGGGGCCGATGGCCGACCTGCCACCGGCGATGCCGCGCTTCACCCGGGAACTGCGACAGTTCTGGGAGGACTGCGGCAGCCCGCGGATGCCACCGCGGCCGCGCGATGCCCACGACGCGCTGGTGGATGCGCGACACAACCTGGACCGCTACCGGCTGATCGCCGAGATGATGACGGCGCCGAGGTAA
- a CDS encoding lysophospholipid acyltransferase family protein: MFFWFYKYILMGPLLRLLGRPKVTGLEYVPDQGPVLLASNHLAVVDSFYLPLVLRRRIFFLAKAEYFTGTGIKGKLIKFFYSSTGQVPIDRTNADSAADALTAAAKILDQGKLLGMYPEGTRSPDGKLYKGKTGLARIALETGIPVIPVAMINTDVVNPPGSKMWHFARVEVKFGKPMDFRRFEGLAGNRFIERAVIDEVMYELMRLSGQEYVDLYAADVKEGKTPPPAIKAG; the protein is encoded by the coding sequence ATGTTCTTCTGGTTCTACAAGTACATCTTGATGGGCCCGTTGCTGCGTCTTCTGGGTCGTCCGAAAGTCACGGGGCTGGAATACGTTCCCGACCAGGGGCCCGTCCTGCTGGCCAGTAATCACCTGGCGGTCGTCGACAGCTTCTATCTGCCGCTGGTGCTGCGCCGGCGGATCTTCTTCCTGGCCAAGGCCGAGTACTTCACCGGTACCGGTATCAAGGGCAAGCTGATCAAGTTCTTCTATTCGTCGACCGGCCAGGTGCCGATCGACCGCACCAACGCCGACTCCGCGGCCGACGCGCTGACCGCCGCCGCCAAGATCCTCGACCAGGGCAAGCTGCTCGGCATGTACCCCGAGGGCACGCGGTCGCCGGACGGCAAGCTCTACAAGGGCAAGACGGGCCTGGCGCGCATCGCGCTGGAGACCGGTATCCCCGTCATTCCCGTCGCGATGATCAACACCGACGTCGTGAACCCGCCGGGAAGCAAGATGTGGCACTTCGCGCGCGTCGAGGTGAAGTTCGGCAAGCCGATGGACTTCCGCCGTTTCGAGGGGCTGGCCGGTAACCGGTTCATCGAGCGCGCCGTGATCGACGAGGTCATGTACGAGCTGATGCGGCTGTCCGGGCAGGAGTACGTCGACCTCTACGCGGCCGACGTCAAAGAAGGCAAGACGCCGCCGCCCGCGATCAAGGCGGGCTGA
- a CDS encoding glycosyltransferase 87 family protein, producing MRIRPGFWPASGQRLAWRLLQLLAMLTLVWGAWRLLGHTPYRIDIDVYRMGGRAWLNNTPLYSESTIFRTEAGIDLPFTYPPLAAIMFAPFAWLPLPAASVAITVTTFVLLLVSVVIVLTRLDVWPQSQLGSSALARRCWLAVAIVGPAVLFLEPVRSNFNFGQINVVLMTLVIADCVPRRTPWPRGVLLGVAIALKLTPAVFLLYFLLRRDFRALLTTVASSVAVTLIAFALAWGDSWEYWTKTVRNTDRIGTATLNTNQNISGTLARFGMSATPRFVLWVVLCFAVLALTVWAAHRVLRAGQPVLALMCVAMFGLVVSPVSWSHHWVWALPTMVTITVIAYRERSAVLAAVSALGAVLLVCTPIRLLPEHHEVDATLWRQVIGSSYVWWGLAVIAAAGTITGRGTPAADATEHVAPVSATN from the coding sequence ATGCGTATCAGACCCGGGTTCTGGCCCGCCTCCGGACAACGGCTGGCCTGGCGGCTGCTGCAGTTGCTGGCCATGTTGACGTTGGTATGGGGCGCCTGGCGGCTGCTGGGTCATACGCCGTACCGGATCGACATCGACGTGTACCGGATGGGCGGCCGCGCCTGGCTGAACAACACGCCGCTGTACAGCGAGAGCACGATCTTCCGTACCGAGGCCGGCATCGACCTGCCGTTCACCTACCCGCCGCTGGCGGCGATCATGTTCGCGCCGTTCGCCTGGCTCCCGCTGCCCGCAGCGAGCGTGGCCATCACGGTGACGACGTTCGTGTTGTTGCTGGTGTCGGTCGTGATCGTGCTGACCCGGCTGGACGTCTGGCCGCAATCGCAGCTCGGCAGCTCGGCCCTGGCCCGCCGGTGCTGGCTCGCCGTCGCCATCGTCGGACCTGCCGTGCTGTTCCTCGAACCGGTGCGGTCCAACTTCAACTTCGGGCAGATCAACGTCGTGCTGATGACGCTGGTGATCGCCGACTGCGTCCCCCGCCGTACCCCGTGGCCGCGCGGCGTCCTGCTCGGGGTGGCGATCGCCCTCAAGCTGACCCCGGCCGTGTTCCTGCTGTACTTCCTGCTGCGCCGCGACTTCCGCGCACTGCTCACCACGGTGGCGTCGTCCGTCGCGGTCACGCTGATCGCATTCGCGCTGGCGTGGGGCGACTCGTGGGAGTACTGGACCAAGACGGTCCGCAACACCGACCGCATCGGCACCGCGACGCTGAACACCAACCAGAACATCTCCGGCACGCTGGCGCGGTTCGGGATGTCGGCGACGCCGCGATTCGTGCTCTGGGTCGTGCTGTGTTTCGCGGTACTGGCGCTCACGGTGTGGGCGGCCCATCGGGTGCTCCGCGCGGGGCAGCCGGTGCTAGCCCTGATGTGTGTGGCGATGTTCGGCTTGGTGGTGTCACCGGTGTCGTGGTCGCATCACTGGGTGTGGGCCCTGCCGACCATGGTGACCATCACCGTGATCGCCTACCGGGAACGCAGCGCCGTCCTGGCCGCGGTGAGCGCACTCGGCGCCGTCCTGCTGGTCTGTACGCCGATCCGGCTGTTGCCCGAACATCACGAGGTCGACGCGACGCTGTGGCGTCAGGTGATCGGCAGCTCGTACGTGTGGTGGGGGCTCGCCGTCATCGCCGCGGCGGGCACCATCACCGGCCGCGGCACACCCGCTGCCGATGCGACCGAACACGTCGCGCCGGTCTCGGCGACGAACTGA
- a CDS encoding ArsA family ATPase, with protein sequence MSDTDPAGRARISLFVGKGGVGKSTVATATAVRDARAGQRVLIVSTDQAHSTGDVLGADVPPTGLRTPTQVPVDDGAGVVLDALALDTLALLEARWREVAAVLVARFPESDVGDVAPEELSALPGIQEVLGLHEVAELAASGNWDHVIVDCASTADAMRMLTLPGAFALYLEKAWPRHRRLSVGLADAKTAAMVMLVERLAAATEALGELLDQPDVTAHLVLTPERVVVAEAVRTLASLTLMGVHVSELIVNQVLIQDDSYEYVNLPAHLAFDWYAERIAEQRSMLSDLDAAVGDVRLVLVPHLAGEPIGPKALGELLEASRLRHGAPPPAPPRPIVDRESGSGLAAVYRLRIELPQIDPGSLTLGRVDDDLIIGSGGTRRRVPLASVLRRCIVTGASLRGCELTVRFRPDPEVWPK encoded by the coding sequence CTGAGTGACACAGACCCTGCTGGGCGTGCCAGGATCAGTCTGTTCGTCGGTAAGGGTGGAGTAGGCAAATCGACGGTGGCCACGGCCACCGCGGTACGCGACGCCCGGGCCGGGCAGCGGGTCCTCATCGTGTCGACGGATCAGGCCCATTCCACCGGTGACGTGCTCGGCGCGGACGTCCCGCCGACCGGACTGCGGACGCCGACACAGGTCCCCGTCGACGACGGTGCCGGCGTCGTGCTGGATGCCCTGGCGCTCGACACCCTGGCGCTGCTGGAGGCCCGGTGGCGTGAGGTGGCCGCCGTGCTGGTCGCCCGGTTCCCGGAGTCCGATGTGGGAGACGTTGCCCCGGAAGAGCTTTCGGCGCTGCCCGGCATTCAGGAGGTGCTGGGCCTGCACGAGGTCGCCGAGCTGGCGGCGTCGGGCAACTGGGACCACGTGATCGTCGACTGCGCCTCGACCGCCGACGCGATGCGGATGCTGACGCTGCCCGGCGCGTTCGCGCTGTACCTAGAGAAGGCCTGGCCGCGGCACCGGCGGCTGTCGGTCGGTCTGGCCGATGCGAAGACGGCCGCCATGGTCATGCTCGTCGAGCGGCTCGCCGCCGCCACCGAGGCGCTGGGGGAGTTGCTCGACCAGCCGGACGTCACCGCGCATCTGGTGCTCACCCCGGAACGGGTGGTGGTGGCCGAGGCGGTGCGGACGCTGGCGTCCCTCACCTTGATGGGCGTGCACGTATCCGAGCTGATCGTGAATCAGGTTCTGATCCAAGACGATTCGTACGAGTACGTGAACCTGCCCGCGCACCTCGCGTTCGACTGGTACGCCGAGCGGATCGCCGAGCAGCGCAGCATGCTCAGCGACCTGGATGCCGCCGTCGGCGACGTGCGTCTGGTGCTCGTGCCGCACCTGGCCGGCGAACCCATCGGGCCGAAGGCACTGGGGGAACTGCTGGAGGCATCGCGGCTGCGGCACGGCGCCCCGCCGCCCGCGCCGCCGCGGCCCATCGTCGACCGCGAATCGGGCTCAGGATTGGCCGCTGTCTACCGGCTCCGGATAGAATTGCCGCAAATCGACCCGGGGTCTCTGACGCTGGGCCGCGTCGACGACGACCTGATCATCGGCTCGGGTGGCACCCGGCGCCGGGTCCCGTTGGCATCAGTCCTGCGCCGTTGCATCGTGACCGGCGCGTCGTTGCGCGGCTGTGAACTGACCGTCCGTTTTCGCCCTGACCCGGAGGTGTGGCCCAAGTGA